From Pseudodesulfovibrio nedwellii:
AGCCAAGATTATTGCGAGCAGATTGTTGTAAGCGATTAGCTAATTTCGCGTATGAGCCGCCAGACCGAAGTATCGGTCTGGCGGCTTTTTTTGTTGGAGTGAAAGTGGGCCGTGGAATGTATTCGTAAGTATAAAATAGAGCAGATAGGTATACTTTTATTCCATCTTGACAAGAAGATACCTCCAAACTATTAGCGATAACGACTTTCATTTTCATTTATGAAAGCTCAAGTTTGCAACGGTATCATTTTCAACGGTTGATGGAGGATGTGTATGAAATTTAGAATGTTGTTGGCAGTGGGAGTACTGTGCGTTTGTGTCGTACAGGCCCATGCAGCAAAGGAAAGCTGCATTGATTGTCATGGTAAAGACAATCCGAAATTGGTTGTGGATTGGGAATCCTCGGCTATGGCCAAAAAAGGTATGGGGTGTGAGGATTGCCACGGCACGGAACACGATGGACCGACGAATGTGGAAAAATCCGTACTGCCGACAATCAAACAATGTTCCAAATGCCATGAAAAGCAAGCCAGTCAATTCATGCTTGGCAAACACGCAAGAGCTGAGGAAGCTCTCAGTATTCCACCCATGGGCAAGAAGGTGAACAAACAGGCTCCGGTCGTTTTCAGACGCGCCTGTGCAACGTGTCATCAAGAAATATGCAAGGGTGGTGGACAATGTGATGCGTGTCATTCCCGGCATCGTTTTTCGGCAGAAGAAGCCCGTAAGCCGGAGGCATGTCTCCCGTGCCATATGGGTAACCATCCTCAATATGAAGCCTACGGATTCTCAAAACATGGTGCGCTATATAAGTCGCGCGGGCTTGATGATGCCGTTCCCACATGTGCGACATGTCATATGTCGAAAGGCGATCACATGGTGAAAACCAGCTGGGGTTTCTTTGGTATTCGAGGTGAGGAGCCTGATAAGAAACAGGCCGCCATTCAAAAGAAAGTCAAGAAATCATTATCCATGCTTGGCCCTGTGCTTGCGCCGGATAGCTTTCGTCCGGATATGGCCCAATGGAACGAACGTCGTGAAGCCATGCTTGATATTTGCGCCGATTGTCACAGTCGCTCCCATGCCAAAGGTCATTTGGAAGAAGGTGACAAAGTCGTTACTCAGGCCAACAAGATGGCGTCAGGATTAATTTTTGCAGCCGATGAATTGAAAGCCATGGGGGAGTTGAACCAGAAGGAATACTTCTGGCTGATACGGGATAAAATGCATGCACAGCGCATGGGAATGTATATCAACGCCTTTCATCAGAACCCGGAAGGCGTGCTCCTTGATTTTATTCATTTCAAGCGCGAAACCATGGCCTTGAAAAAAAACATACAGCAAAAGAAAGAGAAGAAGTAAAGACAACGCGTGTTGTTCGCGGTTTTAACCTTCCACCGCCAGATTGAATTATCGGTCTGGCGGTTTTTTTGTTGGCCTGACGTAACTTCTACTGCGCTTCGAACGATAATAGTAAGACAGGAGACCTTTATGATTCGTATCGGAGTTTTGAGTGCGTTGTTGTGCCTGTTTGCTTTGAATGGACCGGCTTTTGGCGGCTCCTATCCCATTGTGGACACGGGGCAGAACGGCTGTTTTGACAATCAGAGTCAGGCCAAATGTCCGCAACAGGGTGATTCCTTCAACGGGCAGGACTCTCAGTATAAAGGGAACGTGGCCCGCTACCGTGACAATGGTGATGGAACCGTGTCCGACCTTGTGACCGGACTGATGTGGGTCAAGGCTCGAGGATACAAATTGAGTTGGCGGACTGCCGTGAATGGTGCGCAGGTTTGTCGAGTTGGTGGGCATGACGATTGGCGTGCTCCTACCATCAAAGAACTCTATTCTCTTATGGATTTCAATGGATGGGTTCAAGGGAAGACGCAGGATTCCGTCGCTTTTATTGATACTCGATATTTTGATTTTTCATGGGGTAACACCCGAGCCGGTGCTCGTATCATCGACTGTCAGGATTGGTCGGCAACTCTTTATAAGGGGACGACTATGGGTGGTAGCCGGACCGCCTTTGGTGTCAACTTTGCGGATGGGCGTATCAAGGGATATCCGACCATGGATCGTGGCACTCGCCATGACAAATATATTCGTTATGTGCGTGGCAATTCCGATTATGGCAGGAATGATTTTGTGGACAATGGAAATGAAACTATTTCGGATAAGGCCACAGGATTGGTCTGGCAGAAAATTGACGACGGCAAGACTCGTAATTGGGAACAGGCTTTGTCTTATTGCGAGGATTTAACCTTCGCAGGACGTAA
This genomic window contains:
- a CDS encoding multiheme c-type cytochrome, with amino-acid sequence MKFRMLLAVGVLCVCVVQAHAAKESCIDCHGKDNPKLVVDWESSAMAKKGMGCEDCHGTEHDGPTNVEKSVLPTIKQCSKCHEKQASQFMLGKHARAEEALSIPPMGKKVNKQAPVVFRRACATCHQEICKGGGQCDACHSRHRFSAEEARKPEACLPCHMGNHPQYEAYGFSKHGALYKSRGLDDAVPTCATCHMSKGDHMVKTSWGFFGIRGEEPDKKQAAIQKKVKKSLSMLGPVLAPDSFRPDMAQWNERREAMLDICADCHSRSHAKGHLEEGDKVVTQANKMASGLIFAADELKAMGELNQKEYFWLIRDKMHAQRMGMYINAFHQNPEGVLLDFIHFKRETMALKKNIQQKKEKK
- a CDS encoding DUF1566 domain-containing protein — encoded protein: MIRIGVLSALLCLFALNGPAFGGSYPIVDTGQNGCFDNQSQAKCPQQGDSFNGQDSQYKGNVARYRDNGDGTVSDLVTGLMWVKARGYKLSWRTAVNGAQVCRVGGHDDWRAPTIKELYSLMDFNGWVQGKTQDSVAFIDTRYFDFSWGNTRAGARIIDCQDWSATLYKGTTMGGSRTAFGVNFADGRIKGYPTMDRGTRHDKYIRYVRGNSDYGRNDFVDNGNETISDKATGLVWQKIDDGKTRNWEQALSYCEDLTFAGRNDWRLPNIKELQSIVDYSRSPTATGSAAIDPIFGVTEVESYFWSSTTHLDGPKPSHAAYVAFGRAMGYFAPPRSSATKELMDVHGAGAQRSDPKAGDPSRYSQGHGPQGDDIRINNYVLCVSGGDVEYYEPSNDRIPEWKGGAGGDPNQPKGKGQSRRGGVPQEAFDACNSKSSGSRCSVQTPRGTVSGICVDTDEGIVCVPRKGGGRRSRQ